A section of the Rhizobium sp. Pop5 genome encodes:
- a CDS encoding MarC family protein produces MASADQLINAFTTLIVTIDPPGLAPIFLGLTTGMSRAERTQVALRGSTIAFIILAVFALFGAGVLGVLGISIGAFRVAGGLLLFWIAFEMVFERRQERKEKASEVAVTKDHIENIAVFPLALPLIAGPGAISATILLAGTLATTVEKAQFIAVIAANLLLTLLMLLVAERLDRFLGVTGRAILTRLLGVILAALAVQFVVDGAKAALNLISATPH; encoded by the coding sequence ATGGCAAGCGCCGACCAACTGATCAACGCCTTCACGACGCTTATCGTCACTATCGATCCGCCGGGGCTCGCACCCATCTTCCTGGGGCTGACGACGGGCATGAGCCGAGCCGAGCGCACGCAAGTGGCGCTACGCGGCTCGACCATCGCCTTCATCATCCTGGCCGTCTTCGCCCTGTTCGGTGCAGGCGTGCTTGGCGTGCTCGGGATCTCGATCGGCGCTTTCCGCGTCGCCGGCGGTCTTCTGCTCTTCTGGATCGCGTTCGAGATGGTCTTCGAGAGACGGCAGGAGCGCAAGGAGAAGGCCTCGGAGGTGGCCGTCACCAAGGACCATATCGAAAATATCGCCGTCTTCCCCCTCGCCCTGCCGCTGATTGCCGGCCCCGGCGCGATCTCGGCAACGATCCTGCTTGCCGGCACGCTGGCGACCACCGTGGAAAAAGCGCAGTTCATCGCCGTCATCGCCGCCAACCTGTTGCTGACGTTGCTGATGCTGCTGGTCGCAGAGAGGCTCGACCGTTTCCTCGGCGTTACCGGCCGGGCCATCCTGACGCGGCTTCTCGGCGTCATTCTCGCCGCGCTCGCCGTGCAATTCGTCGTCGACGGCGCGAAAGCAGCGCTCAATCTCATCAGCGCGACGCCGCACTGA
- a CDS encoding peptidylprolyl isomerase translates to MKLFYLAFAGVLYLASFAGDAFAQSADHYLTIQLKNGPVVIQLMPEVAPKHVAQIEALAKKGEYDNVAFHRVIPGFMAQTGDVKYGNMEKNFDASLAGTGGSDLPDLPAEFSKTPFVRGTVGMARAQDPNSANSQFFIMFADGSFLNGQYTVVGKVVSGMENVDKIKKGEGQNGEVSNPDRMIKVTLGKK, encoded by the coding sequence ATGAAACTCTTTTATCTCGCATTTGCCGGCGTGCTTTATCTCGCCTCTTTTGCCGGCGATGCCTTCGCCCAGTCGGCCGATCATTATCTCACCATCCAGCTGAAGAACGGTCCCGTCGTCATCCAGCTGATGCCTGAGGTGGCGCCGAAACATGTCGCCCAGATCGAGGCGCTGGCCAAGAAGGGCGAATATGACAATGTTGCCTTCCATCGCGTCATCCCCGGCTTCATGGCCCAGACCGGCGATGTGAAATACGGCAACATGGAAAAGAATTTCGACGCCAGCCTGGCCGGCACTGGCGGCTCCGACCTGCCTGACCTTCCAGCCGAATTCTCCAAGACCCCGTTTGTTCGGGGCACGGTTGGCATGGCACGCGCTCAGGATCCGAATTCTGCCAATTCGCAGTTCTTCATCATGTTCGCCGACGGTTCCTTCCTCAACGGCCAGTACACGGTCGTCGGCAAGGTTGTTTCCGGCATGGAAAACGTCGACAAGATCAAGAAGGGCGAAGGCCAGAACGGCGAAGTCAGCAATCCCGACCGCATGATCAAGGTCACGCTGGGCAAGAAGTAA
- the tgt gene encoding tRNA guanosine(34) transglycosylase Tgt: MTENFQFTLTKTDAGARLGEVSMPRGTIRTPAFMPVGTVGTVKAMYLDQVRETGADIILGNTYHLMLRPTAERVARLGGLHKLIRWEHPILTDSGGFQVMSLSGLRKLDEQGVTFKSHVDGSLHHMSPERSIEIQGLLGSDIQMQLDECVALPAEPKEIERAMEMSLRWAERCRVAFGEQPGKAMFGIVQGGDIPALRIRSAEELTKLDLKGYAVGGLAVGEPQEVMLRMLKETLPVLPLEKPRYLMGVGTPDDILKSVACGIDMFDCVMPTRSGRHGLAFTRRGKVNIRNARHAEDMRPLDEQSNCPASRDYSRAYLHHLVRSNEALGGMLLSWHNLAYYQELMQGIRKAIAEGRFADFMAETMEEWARGDLEPV, from the coding sequence ATGACCGAGAACTTCCAGTTCACCCTAACGAAGACCGATGCCGGCGCACGCCTCGGTGAGGTTTCCATGCCGCGCGGTACGATCCGCACGCCGGCCTTCATGCCTGTCGGCACCGTTGGCACCGTCAAGGCCATGTATCTCGACCAGGTGCGCGAGACCGGCGCCGACATCATCCTCGGCAACACCTATCATCTGATGCTGCGCCCGACAGCCGAGCGCGTCGCTCGTCTCGGCGGCCTGCACAAGCTGATCCGCTGGGAGCATCCCATCCTGACGGATTCGGGCGGCTTCCAGGTCATGTCATTGTCCGGCCTGCGTAAGCTCGACGAGCAGGGCGTCACCTTCAAGTCGCATGTCGACGGCAGTCTGCACCACATGTCGCCGGAGCGCTCTATAGAAATCCAGGGGCTGCTCGGCTCCGATATCCAGATGCAGCTCGACGAATGCGTGGCGCTGCCGGCCGAGCCGAAGGAGATCGAGCGCGCCATGGAAATGTCGCTGCGCTGGGCCGAGCGCTGCCGGGTCGCCTTCGGCGAACAGCCCGGCAAGGCGATGTTCGGCATCGTCCAGGGCGGCGATATCCCGGCGCTGCGCATCCGGTCGGCTGAGGAACTCACCAAGCTCGATCTCAAGGGTTATGCCGTCGGCGGTCTTGCGGTTGGCGAGCCGCAGGAAGTGATGCTGCGCATGCTGAAAGAGACGCTTCCCGTCCTGCCGCTGGAAAAGCCGCGTTACCTCATGGGCGTCGGCACGCCAGACGATATCCTGAAATCGGTCGCCTGCGGCATCGATATGTTCGACTGCGTCATGCCGACCCGTTCCGGTCGCCATGGCCTGGCCTTCACCCGCCGCGGCAAGGTCAATATCCGCAATGCCCGCCATGCCGAGGATATGCGCCCGCTCGACGAACAGTCGAACTGCCCGGCCTCGCGCGATTATTCGCGCGCCTATCTGCACCATCTCGTCCGCTCCAACGAGGCGCTCGGCGGCATGCTGCTCTCCTGGCACAACCTCGCCTATTACCAGGAACTGATGCAGGGCATCCGCAAGGCGATCGCCGAAGGCCGCTTCGCCGATTTCATGGCGGAGACGATGGAGGAATGGGCGAGGGGTGATCTCGAGCCGGTCTAA
- the coaD gene encoding pantetheine-phosphate adenylyltransferase: MTTAFYPGSFDPITNGHVDVLVQALNVAEKVIVAIGIHPGKAPLFSFEERAELIRRSLGEVLPGKTGDISVVAFDNLVVDAARTHGATLLIRGLRDGTDLDYEMQMAGMNRTMAPDIQTIFLPAGTASRPITATLVRQIAAMGGDVSAFVPAAVLQALTSKRPN; encoded by the coding sequence ATGACGACAGCTTTTTATCCGGGGTCCTTCGACCCGATCACCAATGGACATGTGGATGTTTTGGTTCAGGCGCTGAATGTCGCCGAGAAGGTCATCGTCGCGATCGGCATTCATCCCGGCAAGGCACCGCTCTTCTCCTTCGAGGAACGCGCGGAGCTGATCCGCCGTTCGCTTGGTGAAGTCCTGCCCGGCAAGACCGGCGACATCTCAGTCGTCGCCTTCGACAATCTGGTCGTCGATGCCGCCCGCACCCATGGCGCGACGCTCCTGATCCGCGGCCTTCGCGACGGCACCGATCTCGACTACGAGATGCAGATGGCTGGCATGAACAGGACAATGGCGCCCGATATCCAGACCATCTTTTTGCCGGCGGGGACGGCTTCGCGGCCCATTACCGCCACATTGGTTCGCCAGATCGCCGCCATGGGCGGCGACGTCAGCGCTTTCGTGCCGGCCGCCGTCTTGCAAGCCCTCACTTCCAAGCGCCCAAATTAG
- the queA gene encoding tRNA preQ1(34) S-adenosylmethionine ribosyltransferase-isomerase QueA translates to MRVDLFDFDLPDERIALRPAEPRDSARLLVVDPNGQTMLSDHRVSDLPSFLRAGDALVFNDTKVIPAQLEGIRHREGAGGQQVSATLHMRIGANKWKAFAKPGKRIKEGDRIAFGHSGESCMIGSLDATVEEKGEAGEVTLAFDLSGPVLDEAIAAVGHIPLPPYIAAKRPEDERDRADYQTIYAREEGAVAAPTAGLHFTPDLFEALDKAGIERHFVTLHVGAGTFLPVKADDTDDHKMHLESGYVSAETAARLNRVKQSGGRIVCVGTTSLRLIESAAGENGEIKPWAGATGIFITPGYRFKAVDILMTNFHLPRSTLFMLVSAFAGFETMQAAYKHAISTGYRFYSYGDASLLFRKDQ, encoded by the coding sequence ATGCGCGTAGACCTTTTCGATTTCGACCTGCCGGATGAACGCATTGCGCTGCGGCCCGCCGAGCCGCGCGACAGCGCACGCCTGCTCGTCGTCGATCCGAATGGGCAGACAATGCTTTCCGACCATCGTGTCTCCGACCTGCCGTCCTTCCTGCGGGCAGGCGACGCACTTGTATTCAACGACACCAAGGTCATTCCGGCCCAGCTCGAAGGCATTCGCCATCGCGAGGGTGCGGGCGGCCAGCAGGTGTCGGCGACGCTGCATATGCGTATCGGCGCCAACAAATGGAAGGCTTTCGCCAAACCCGGAAAGCGCATCAAGGAGGGTGATCGCATCGCCTTCGGTCATAGCGGCGAAAGCTGCATGATCGGCTCGCTTGATGCGACCGTGGAAGAGAAGGGCGAGGCAGGGGAAGTGACGCTTGCCTTTGACCTCTCCGGCCCTGTGCTTGATGAAGCGATCGCCGCAGTCGGTCACATTCCGCTGCCGCCCTATATTGCCGCCAAGCGGCCGGAGGATGAGCGCGACCGCGCCGACTATCAAACCATCTATGCCCGCGAGGAAGGCGCCGTCGCAGCGCCTACCGCCGGCCTGCACTTCACACCTGATCTATTCGAGGCGCTCGACAAGGCCGGTATCGAACGCCATTTCGTGACGCTGCATGTCGGCGCCGGCACCTTCCTGCCAGTCAAGGCCGATGATACCGACGACCACAAGATGCATCTCGAAAGCGGCTATGTCAGCGCCGAGACTGCCGCGCGGCTGAACAGGGTGAAGCAAAGCGGCGGGCGAATCGTCTGTGTCGGTACGACCTCGCTGCGGTTGATCGAGAGTGCGGCCGGGGAAAACGGAGAGATCAAGCCCTGGGCGGGCGCCACCGGCATCTTCATCACACCAGGTTATCGCTTCAAGGCGGTCGATATCCTGATGACCAACTTCCACCTTCCGCGCTCGACGCTGTTTATGCTGGTCTCGGCATTTGCCGGTTTCGAAACCATGCAGGCGGCCTACAAACACGCAATTTCGACAGGCTACCGCTTCTATTCCTACGGCGATGCCAGCCTTCTTTTCCGGAAAGATCAATGA
- a CDS encoding single-stranded DNA-binding protein: MAGSVNKVILVGNVGADPEIRRTQDGRPIANLRIATSETWRDRNSGERREKTEWHTVVVFNEGLCKVVEQYVKKGAKLYIEGQLQTRKWQDQQGQDRYSTEVVLQGFSSTLTMLDGRGDGGGASSGFSGGRGGSSNNDYGDDYGAPSSSSSSNRGGGGGGNFSRDLDDDIPF; this comes from the coding sequence ATGGCTGGTAGCGTAAACAAGGTAATTCTGGTTGGAAACGTGGGTGCAGACCCCGAAATCCGCCGTACTCAGGATGGCCGGCCGATCGCCAATCTTCGTATCGCGACCTCGGAGACCTGGCGCGACCGTAATTCGGGCGAGCGCCGCGAAAAGACCGAATGGCACACTGTCGTCGTCTTTAACGAAGGCCTCTGCAAGGTTGTCGAGCAATATGTGAAGAAGGGCGCCAAGCTCTATATCGAAGGCCAGCTGCAGACCCGCAAGTGGCAGGATCAGCAGGGCCAGGACCGCTACTCGACGGAAGTCGTGCTGCAGGGCTTCAGCTCGACGCTGACGATGCTCGACGGCCGCGGCGATGGCGGCGGTGCAAGCTCCGGCTTCAGCGGCGGCCGCGGTGGTAGCAGCAACAACGATTATGGCGACGATTACGGCGCCCCGTCATCGTCCTCATCATCAAACCGTGGCGGCGGTGGCGGCGGCAACTTCTCGCGCGATCTCGACGACGACATTCCGTTCTGA
- a CDS encoding peptidylprolyl isomerase, with protein sequence MAEIKDPENTIILETTKGKVVIQLLPQVAPEHVKRIKELARENAYDGVVFHRVIADFMAQTGDVEFGKKGGENFNPSRAGMGGSSKDDLKAEFSATPHVRGTCSMARSQNPNSANSQFFICFTDAPWLNKQYSVWGQVIEGMDNVDKIKKGEPVSDPDSIVSMRVAADV encoded by the coding sequence ATGGCCGAGATCAAGGATCCCGAAAACACCATCATTCTGGAAACCACCAAGGGTAAGGTTGTCATCCAGCTTCTGCCGCAGGTGGCACCCGAGCATGTCAAGCGCATCAAGGAACTCGCCCGCGAAAACGCCTATGACGGCGTCGTTTTCCACCGCGTCATCGCCGATTTCATGGCGCAGACGGGCGACGTGGAGTTCGGCAAGAAGGGCGGCGAGAACTTCAATCCGAGCCGCGCTGGCATGGGCGGCTCCTCCAAGGATGATCTGAAGGCCGAATTCTCCGCGACGCCGCATGTCCGCGGTACCTGCTCGATGGCCCGTTCGCAGAACCCGAATTCGGCCAACTCCCAATTCTTCATCTGCTTCACCGACGCTCCGTGGCTGAACAAGCAGTATTCGGTCTGGGGCCAGGTCATCGAAGGCATGGACAACGTCGACAAGATCAAGAAGGGCGAACCCGTCTCCGATCCGGATTCGATCGTCTCCATGCGGGTTGCCGCCGACGTCTGA
- the gyrA gene encoding DNA gyrase subunit A, translating to MTEQTPPGGGKLPPGIEPISIMEEMQRSYLDYAMSVIVSRALPDVRDGLKPVHRRILYGMSELGIDWNKKYVKCARVTGDVMGKYHPHGNAAIYDALARMAQPWSLRLPLIDGQGNFGSVDGDPPAAERYTECRLEKAAHSLLDDLDKETVDFRDNYDGTLSEPVVVPAKFPNLLVNGAGGIAVGMATNIPPHNLSEVIDGCIALINDPAIELPELMQIIPGPDFPTGAKILGRAGIRSAYETGRGSVIMRGVATIEPMRGDREQIIITEIPYQVNKATMIEKMAELVREKRIEGISDLRDESDRQGYRVVIELKRDANAEVILNQLYRYTPLQTSFGCNMVALNGGKPEQLTLLDMLRAFVSFREEVVSRRTKFLLRKARERAHVLVGLAIAVANIDEVIRVIRQAPDPQSAREELMTRRWPAEDVESLIRLIDDPRHRINDDLTYNLSEEQARAILELRLARLTALGRDEIGDELNKIGEEIRDYLDILSSRVRIQTIVKDELSAVRDEFGTPRRTEIVDGGLEMDDEDLIAREDMVVTVSHLGYIKRVPLTTYRAQRRGGKGRSGMTTRDEDFVSRLFVVNTHTPVLFFSSRGIVYKEKVWRLPIGTPTSRGKALINMLPLEPGERITTILPLPEDEASWDNLDVMFSTTRGTVRRNKLSDFVQVNRNGKIAMKLEEEGDEILSVETCTDQDDVLLTTALGQCIRFSVDDVRVFAGRNSIGVRGINLGDGDRIISMTIVGHVDAEPWERAAYLKRSAAERRAIGVDEEDIALVGEEVTEEGQLSDERYEELKAREQFVLTVSEKGFGKRSSSYDFRISGRGGKGIRATDTSKTGEIGELVAAFPVDDGDQIMLVSDGGQLIRVPVGGIRIASRATKGVTIFSTAKDEKVVSVERISEPEDDEAAEAGEEAAVSEGAAPAGETDETSSAE from the coding sequence TTGACTGAGCAAACACCCCCCGGCGGCGGGAAGCTCCCGCCAGGCATCGAGCCCATCTCCATCATGGAGGAAATGCAGCGGTCGTATCTCGATTACGCCATGAGCGTCATCGTCAGCCGCGCGCTGCCTGACGTGCGCGACGGCCTGAAGCCCGTGCACCGGCGCATCCTCTACGGCATGTCCGAGCTCGGCATCGACTGGAACAAGAAATACGTCAAATGCGCCCGCGTCACCGGTGACGTGATGGGTAAATACCATCCGCACGGCAATGCCGCGATCTATGACGCGCTTGCCCGCATGGCACAGCCCTGGTCGCTCAGGCTGCCGCTGATCGACGGCCAGGGCAATTTCGGCTCCGTCGACGGCGATCCGCCGGCGGCTGAACGTTACACCGAATGCCGGCTCGAAAAGGCCGCTCATTCGCTGCTCGACGATCTCGACAAGGAAACCGTCGACTTCCGCGACAACTATGACGGCACGCTCTCCGAGCCGGTCGTGGTTCCCGCCAAGTTCCCGAACCTGCTCGTCAACGGCGCCGGCGGTATCGCCGTCGGCATGGCGACCAACATCCCGCCGCATAACCTGTCGGAAGTCATCGACGGCTGCATCGCGCTGATCAACGATCCGGCAATCGAGCTGCCGGAGCTGATGCAGATCATTCCAGGCCCCGATTTCCCGACGGGCGCGAAGATCCTCGGCCGCGCCGGCATTCGCTCCGCCTATGAGACCGGCCGCGGCTCGGTCATCATGCGCGGCGTCGCCACCATCGAGCCGATGCGCGGAGACCGCGAACAGATCATCATCACCGAGATTCCCTACCAGGTGAACAAGGCGACGATGATCGAGAAGATGGCCGAGCTCGTGCGCGAAAAGCGCATTGAGGGCATCTCGGACCTGCGCGACGAATCCGACCGCCAGGGTTATCGCGTCGTCATCGAGCTGAAGCGCGACGCCAATGCCGAGGTCATCCTCAATCAGCTCTACCGCTACACGCCTTTGCAGACGTCCTTCGGCTGCAACATGGTAGCGCTGAACGGCGGCAAGCCGGAGCAACTGACGCTGCTCGACATGCTGCGCGCCTTCGTTTCCTTCCGCGAGGAAGTCGTTAGCCGGAGAACGAAATTCCTCCTGCGTAAGGCGCGCGAGCGCGCGCATGTGTTGGTCGGTCTTGCAATTGCCGTCGCCAATATCGATGAAGTCATCCGCGTCATCCGCCAGGCGCCCGATCCGCAGTCGGCCCGTGAAGAACTGATGACGCGCCGTTGGCCGGCGGAAGATGTCGAAAGCCTGATCCGACTGATCGACGATCCGCGCCACCGCATCAACGACGACCTGACCTACAATCTCTCCGAAGAGCAGGCGAGGGCCATCCTCGAGCTGCGTCTTGCCCGCCTGACCGCACTCGGACGCGACGAAATCGGTGATGAACTCAATAAGATAGGCGAGGAGATCCGGGATTATCTCGATATTCTCTCCTCGCGCGTCCGCATTCAGACCATCGTCAAGGATGAGCTTTCCGCTGTCCGCGACGAGTTCGGCACGCCGCGCCGTACCGAGATCGTTGATGGCGGTCTCGAAATGGACGACGAGGATCTGATCGCCCGCGAAGACATGGTCGTTACCGTCTCGCATCTTGGTTATATCAAGCGCGTGCCGCTCACCACCTATCGCGCCCAGCGCCGCGGTGGCAAAGGCCGTTCCGGCATGACCACCCGCGATGAAGATTTTGTTAGCCGGCTATTCGTAGTCAATACTCATACGCCGGTTCTGTTCTTCTCCTCGCGCGGAATCGTCTACAAGGAGAAGGTCTGGCGCCTGCCGATCGGTACGCCGACGTCGCGCGGCAAGGCCTTGATCAACATGCTGCCGCTCGAACCCGGCGAACGCATCACCACCATCCTGCCCCTGCCCGAGGACGAGGCGAGCTGGGACAATCTCGACGTCATGTTCTCGACGACGCGCGGCACGGTTCGCCGCAACAAGCTGTCGGACTTCGTTCAGGTCAACCGCAACGGCAAGATCGCCATGAAGCTCGAGGAGGAGGGCGATGAAATCCTCTCCGTCGAGACCTGCACGGATCAGGACGACGTGCTGCTGACGACCGCGCTCGGCCAGTGCATCCGCTTCTCCGTCGACGACGTCCGCGTCTTTGCCGGCCGCAACTCGATCGGGGTGCGCGGCATCAATCTCGGCGACGGCGACCGTATCATATCGATGACGATCGTCGGCCACGTCGATGCCGAGCCGTGGGAGCGTGCCGCCTATCTGAAGCGTTCTGCCGCCGAGCGGCGTGCGATCGGCGTGGACGAAGAGGATATCGCGCTGGTCGGTGAAGAAGTCACCGAGGAGGGACAACTTTCCGACGAACGCTATGAGGAACTGAAGGCACGCGAACAATTCGTGCTGACAGTCTCGGAAAAGGGCTTCGGTAAGCGTTCGTCCTCCTATGACTTCCGCATCTCCGGCCGTGGCGGCAAGGGTATCCGCGCCACCGACACGTCGAAGACGGGGGAAATCGGCGAACTGGTCGCGGCCTTCCCGGTCGATGACGGCGACCAGATCATGCTCGTATCCGATGGCGGCCAGTTGATCCGCGTGCCGGTCGGCGGCATCCGCATCGCCAGCCGCGCCACCAAGGGCGTCACAATCTTCTCGACGGCCAAGGACGAGAAGGTCGTCTCCGTCGAGCGCATCAGTGAGCCGGAAGACGACGAGGCGGCAGAGGCGGGCGAGGAGGCTGCGGTTTCCGAAGGCGCGGCTCCTGCCGGCGAAACCGACGAAACCTCGTCGGCCGAATAA
- a CDS encoding FAD-binding protein, whose protein sequence is MGRWTRRGVLAGISAAAGVAAGGYLMQPESDAGPVFPTEIPAKDGATILNDAGELTPTRVATHMTVREPPQEATIDRLRSALSAAVNANRPFIASAARHSMGGQSLVESGTALTLDQDWLEADTSARTYRVAAGTRWSTVIARLDAIGFSPAVMQSNNDFGVASTFSVNAHGWPVPFSGCGSTVRSIRLMTADGDLLTCSRTENTELFNHAMGGYGLFGVITELELDMVPNVLLQPTFEHLAGEDLGRRFAEMLKSDGSINMAYGRMDVSLDRFFEDALLITYRATPDQTNIPAAAGSGIVSHVSRGIFRAQLGSDAAKHFRWWTEAVIGPPIARQATRNSLMNEPVITLDDRDPSRTDILHEYFVSPARFADFVAACRDVIPASYQQLLNITLRYVNTDRDSILAYATESRIAAVMLFSQEKTVRGEADMHRMTEALIERVLDIGGSYYLPYRPHARPDQFIRAYPRAGEFAAAKRRLDPGLTFRNHFWDRYLGSL, encoded by the coding sequence GTGGGCAGGTGGACAAGGCGAGGGGTGCTTGCGGGCATTTCGGCCGCCGCGGGAGTTGCCGCGGGCGGTTATCTCATGCAGCCCGAGAGCGATGCAGGACCGGTCTTTCCAACGGAAATTCCCGCCAAAGACGGGGCAACCATTCTCAACGATGCGGGAGAGCTGACGCCGACGCGGGTCGCCACCCATATGACCGTCAGGGAACCGCCGCAGGAGGCGACGATCGACCGGTTGCGTAGCGCGCTTTCGGCGGCGGTCAACGCAAACAGGCCCTTCATCGCCAGCGCCGCGCGCCATTCGATGGGCGGCCAGAGTCTTGTCGAGAGCGGCACGGCGCTGACGCTCGATCAGGATTGGCTGGAGGCCGATACATCAGCCCGGACTTATCGCGTCGCTGCCGGCACGCGCTGGTCGACGGTGATAGCGAGGCTCGATGCCATTGGCTTTTCGCCCGCCGTCATGCAGTCCAACAATGACTTTGGAGTCGCCAGCACCTTTTCGGTCAATGCGCATGGCTGGCCGGTGCCGTTCAGCGGTTGCGGCAGCACGGTTCGCTCCATCAGGCTGATGACGGCGGATGGCGATCTGCTGACCTGCTCGCGCACGGAAAACACCGAACTCTTCAATCACGCCATGGGCGGATACGGCCTTTTCGGGGTCATCACCGAGCTTGAGCTCGATATGGTGCCCAACGTGCTGTTGCAGCCGACCTTCGAGCATCTTGCCGGCGAGGATCTTGGGCGGCGCTTTGCCGAGATGCTCAAGAGCGACGGCTCGATCAACATGGCCTATGGCCGCATGGATGTTTCGCTCGACCGGTTCTTCGAGGATGCGCTGCTGATTACCTATCGCGCCACGCCGGATCAGACGAACATACCTGCGGCTGCCGGTTCCGGTATTGTCAGCCATGTCTCGCGCGGAATCTTTCGGGCGCAGCTCGGCTCGGACGCTGCCAAGCATTTCCGCTGGTGGACCGAAGCTGTCATCGGCCCGCCGATCGCGAGGCAAGCGACGCGCAACAGCCTGATGAACGAACCCGTCATCACGCTCGACGACCGTGATCCGTCCCGCACGGATATCCTGCATGAATATTTCGTATCGCCGGCGCGTTTTGCCGATTTCGTCGCGGCTTGCCGCGATGTTATCCCGGCATCCTACCAGCAGCTCCTGAACATTACGCTGCGTTATGTGAATACCGATCGGGACAGCATACTGGCTTACGCTACGGAATCCCGGATCGCCGCCGTCATGCTCTTCTCGCAGGAAAAAACGGTGAGGGGCGAGGCCGATATGCACAGGATGACCGAGGCGCTGATCGAGCGCGTGCTTGACATCGGCGGCAGCTATTATCTGCCTTATCGGCCGCATGCCCGGCCGGATCAGTTCATACGTGCCTATCCGCGCGCCGGGGAATTTGCAGCGGCCAAGCGGCGGCTGGATCCCGGCCTCACCTTCCGCAATCATTTCTGGGATCGCTATCTCGGAAGCCTCTAA